DNA sequence from the Shewanella piezotolerans WP3 genome:
AAAGCCGTCACAGCTGATATCAATGTGCTCACCAGTTATTGGGTCGGTAAATGCTAGCCTTTTAGCCATCAGCTTTAATGGATTGTCAAAATCATCGGCCGCTTTATCAAGCAGTTCTGGATAAAGCCTATCATTTAAGATGGGCATACCTAAACTCATCATATGCAGCCTAAGTTGATGTGTGCGCCCTGTTACAGGAGTTAGCTCGAATAACCCAAAACCCCCTTTAACCTGTAACAGCGTAATTTCTGAATGGCTATTGGATTCTCCAACACTAATCTTCATCATAAAGCTAGGGTCGGCTTTCACCAGTCGATTTTTAACAGTCCAGCTTATTGGAAGCACTAGAGCATCTGCCGCTATTTTTGCCATTAGCTCATCAGAAAGCCTAGCAATAGCTTGATAGGTTTTAGTGATATTGCCAGTTTTGAACAGCTGATGATAATCGTGGCGTGTATCAACACTAAGTGATAGCAACATCACTCCCGCCGTCGCGCGGTCGAGTCGATGGCTGGCCACGATCTGCTCATTAGCAGTTTTAATCCGTAAACGATTGACTAAGCACTCATTGACAAAATTACCACTGGGATTAACGGCGAGGAAATGTGGTTTAAAAGCGATAATGATCTGTTCATTTTGCAGCAATACCTTCTCCTCAAACGGGATCAAGGACTCTTGTTGCACTTCACGGTAATAATAAACTCGCGCACGGGGAATAAACTCACTCTCTAAAGTAACTAACTCACCATCACGCCAATGGACTTTGCCGTTTTCGATACGATCAATCCAAGTCGTTTCTGCAATCGCTTTAAAGTGACTCACGAGAAAGCTCAAAACAGTGGGTTTATCGGTGACAGTTTCAGGCAACACAATATAGGAAGCTTGGGCGGCGCGGACAGATTGGCTCATGCGATTTAATACAGTAGCGAAGACATAGCGCCATTTTAGCAAAAACTAGCTTATAGCACTTGCATGGGACTTAATAAGTTCCAGCACAAAGTTCATGGTTTTATGGCAATTAGGCTGATTCATTAGCCGTAGCTTATCTTTATTGTATAAAGGTAGTACCTCCAACCAACGCTGACTGACCCAGGTTGCATCCTCTAGGTGTATGTCATTTTCATATAAACCAAATAGATCGGGGTTTACCTCATAAAATTGTTCTAACGCTGCGCTTATCAACTCAAACTCACCGATGATAGGTTCTTGTTGCCAGTTATTGCAGGCTAAAGTTCTGCTGATCCACACTCCATCCCGACGCTGCGCAGCCGACAAGATTTTCACCCGTTGCTTGCCTTCAAGTACAATACCAAGAGAATCGTCATCTAACTGATTAAAATCAATAATTTCACATTGTGTTGCCATCTCATAACAGGGAGGCTGACTATTGGCTTTGCTAACACCAAACACCAGAGGATAATGCTGCTTTAGCACTTCAGCTATTATGCTCAAGTAGGCAGGATCGACCACGCGGATCTCTAACCTGCCTTCAGGTAACAGTAAAGTATCGTGCGTTAATAACGCCATCTCTTCTGTTCGCATAATAACCTCCAAAATAGGTAGGCCAGACCATCTTTTGACGGTCGTCAATAAAGCTAAAGTGTAGCAGCTGGTTAAATTTCAGCCACCAGGCTTTTCACGGGACGGCTCACTTATTAGACAGGCATTAACAGCGATTTATTGCAATTTGACGCAGAAATCTCTATAGCGGCTCTATATGTTCAATTATAGATTGTTTAGCAACAACATCAGCTAAGTCATCCGCTAACACCTGACTCATCGCGTTTGCTGTACGCCAATATTTAATTCTAGAGTCGCTATCAAAATGAGAAAAATCATTACGATCGGGTAATTTTGCGTAGGGTAAACTTGCTAAGTAAGCATCAGTTGGTGCCAATATAAGCGCATTATCGTAATTCCGCTTAGCATCTCGACGGCGTAATGACTTATCGAACCAGCCTGGCGACATTCGAGGGAAAAAGTGTGGGTAAAGTGTCAGTCCTTTTGGCTTATTAAGCGGCAGGTCAAAATGATAGTCAGTAATGCCACCATCATAATAATGACCATTAGGCGCACCGTTTATTTCAGTAACAGGGGCTAATACCCAAGGGATAGAGCCTGTAGCCAGTAAGACTTGCTGAATGTTGTCTTTAGACAATCCACAAAATTGGCTAGGTAGATCGCTAAGGTTAACAAAAGGAGATTGTGACGGCTCAACTCCGAATACGTAGCGCTCAAAATGCCAAGCTAACGATTTACGACTGACGAAGTTAGTGGCTGCTGCGGTCGCGAGTCCCGCGGCAAGTGAGACTTTGTTCGAAACGCGGTTTAAATGACGACCTCGACAGGCAATATAATGACTATTAATAAAAGAGCTGGAGACTATTTCACTGGCGCCATGGCTACCTAAGACCCCAGCAAGGATCCCTTTAACTTGCTCAGATACCTCTTCAGCAGTAGGTTTAGTGTCATAACGTTGACCAATATACAGATCTTCAAGCCGTTGGTAGGCAGCCAGTGGATTATTTTGAGCCAAACACGCTAACCGCCAAGCACCAGATGAAGCTCCTAAAGTATGCAAGGGTTGTCGATGTGACTTAAAGAATTCACCAAAGAGATACTTATCGAGCCCAGCAATCCCAATCCATTTAGGACCGCCAGAGGCCGCCAACAGTTGGCTAAAAAACTCAGGTTTAAAACCATTTTCACTCAATGTTTTAAAAGCCTTTGCACCCGCAATAAATCGTAAAGAAGACACACTCACCTCAAATACCTAAACAATAATTAACTTTTGCTTTATACCCGTTCTACCTGAAGATGCAGAATTCAGTGGGAGTTTAATGGACTTTAATCACGGCATTGATTGAGACTAATGGTTATTCCCTTGGTAAAATCAATAACACTGAGTAAAGTCCATTAAAGCCCATCGCAGAAGGCTTTGTGCCAGCCCACTTCGTTGTTGCATTAATTTAAAAGGGAATAACCATTTCTACATTAATGCGCCTATAATTGAACTGGCACAATGCCTCTGAAACGAACATCTTCAGGTAGAACGGGTATATAATCAGTACCGTAAACTCGATGCTTAATGGAAGCAACAAGGAAGTATTATGGAAAATGCGACGGTGATTAAACCCTTTCAAAAAGCAGGCTTTGTGCTTATTGCTATAGTCATCGCTTTTATGGCGATTTATTTACGCAATGACAATGATATTTGGGATTACTTCATACTAGTTAATCTAGTTCTCTCCACTTTCTGGCTCATTCATCTGCTAT
Encoded proteins:
- a CDS encoding pseudouridine synthase, coding for MSQSVRAAQASYIVLPETVTDKPTVLSFLVSHFKAIAETTWIDRIENGKVHWRDGELVTLESEFIPRARVYYYREVQQESLIPFEEKVLLQNEQIIIAFKPHFLAVNPSGNFVNECLVNRLRIKTANEQIVASHRLDRATAGVMLLSLSVDTRHDYHQLFKTGNITKTYQAIARLSDELMAKIAADALVLPISWTVKNRLVKADPSFMMKISVGESNSHSEITLLQVKGGFGLFELTPVTGRTHQLRLHMMSLGMPILNDRLYPELLDKAADDFDNPLKLMAKRLAFTDPITGEHIDISCDGFSF
- a CDS encoding LON peptidase substrate-binding domain-containing protein → MRTEEMALLTHDTLLLPEGRLEIRVVDPAYLSIIAEVLKQHYPLVFGVSKANSQPPCYEMATQCEIIDFNQLDDDSLGIVLEGKQRVKILSAAQRRDGVWISRTLACNNWQQEPIIGEFELISAALEQFYEVNPDLFGLYENDIHLEDATWVSQRWLEVLPLYNKDKLRLMNQPNCHKTMNFVLELIKSHASAIS